From Ignavibacterium sp.:
TCCAGTGTTTCTTAAATACGCTGGCCTGTCAGCGGTGCAAATTATCAATGGCACACGACTTTGATATGCTTCAATTATTGCCGGATATAATTCTGCAGTAGCTGTTCCGGATGTAGTCACAATTACAACAGGTGAGTTAGTTGCTTTCGCAATTCCGAGTGCTAAAAATCCTGATGTTCGTTCATCAACAACAGGGAAAGATTTTATTTTCTTTTCAGATGCGATTGCAAATGTTAATGGTGTGCTTCTTGAGCCAGGCGAAATGCACGCATGTTTAACTCCGGTTTTGACAAGAAAATCTGTGAACAGAGTTGCCCACAAAATATTTCTGTTGACTTTAATCTTCATTACTGAAAAGAGAAATTATCGGCTGAAGCTTTAATTCTGTTTCGGTATATTCTTCAATGGGATTTGATTCTTCAACTATTCCGCATCCTGCAAACGCCATAAGTTTATTTTCTGAAACCAAAGCAGATCTTATTGCAACAAAAAATTCCGCATCACCTGATAAGTTGAATGAGCCAACAATACCGGAATAAAGTCCTCTGTCAAAACCTTCGAGAGTTTTAAGTTCGTTTAAGGATTGCCTGGTTGGTATGCCGCAAATTGCCGGTGTAGGGAAAATTGAATTTATTAGTTGAAAATATTTTGGTGATTCTTTCAACCGTCCGGAAATTTTTGTTTGAAGATGTTGGATATTTTTTAATCTTTTGATTAAAGGAGTTTCGTCAATTTCAATTTCAATCAAATGCCTCTGAAGATTATCACGAAGATGATCAATAACAATATCGTGTTCTTTTTTATTCTTCTTGCTTGCAGAAAGTAAAAGTGCAAGATCCGAATCTTCATATTCATCTGAACCTCTGTTTATAGAGCCGGCAAGAGCTTCGGTTCTGAAAAAATCTTTTTCAAATTTACCAAGTAATTCCGGACTTGAACCAAAGAAATAATCCTGATGAGATTTAATTAAAAAGTTCAGACAATCCGGATATTCAGAGTTGAGCTTATCGAAGACATCATTCCATAAAAAATTTCCGGATATTTTATAATCAACTTTTCGCGCAAGAACAATCTTCTGAAGTTTGTTTTCTTTGATCTCATTTACAGCTTCAACAACCTTTTTCTTCCAGATTTCAAAATCAATATCAGAAATTTTTTCTATTGTTGCGGAAGACTTTTTGCTCAAAGTCAGGTGGGCAATATCTTTAATAAATTTTTGAGCTTCGCCAGTATGCTTTGAATTCAAATCATCCTGAAGCGAAGATGAAAGAAAATTCTGTGCGCAGTATAGTTTATTCTCTCTGTTAAATATTATAAACTGCGGAATAAACCAAAAAACTTCTTTGAAGTTTGTCCATATTTTTTCTTTTACTGTGGATGGGAATTTTACATAACCAAAAAAAATCGGAAGACCTTCGACCAAATCTCCTGCAGTTACATTCTCACGGAAGTTCAAAATTAGTTGATCAAGTTCTGAAAGATTTTCAACTGAATTTTCTACCTGAAATAATTTGCCTGCAGCGATATATTCGGTATGTGAAAAAGGTTTTGAATAATAGACAAATGAATCGGAATTTTTATCTACTGCGTCAATTAAATCAGAAACTTTCATCCCTTCGAGAGGAAAAACAATCTGATGAAAAATTAAATCGTCTTTCGTTAAATCTGTTAAGATATTTTGCTCTGAAATGTTCAAACCTTGTCAAACTTTAATTATCTCTTATTGTAAAATTAAGTTTTTGTGCTAAAAGTTCACAATTGAGGATTGTGGGGTTAAAGTTGATACTTCTTCAGCGTGTTTTAATGATATTTTATCAAGATGCGAAATGATATTCTGCAATACAAAAAATTTATTTTGCTTTTGTCGGAGCCAAATTGAATTTAAGTTCCGGAACTAATTTGAACTTAACTGAATGATTTCTTTCTCCGAAATAATTCTTATCACCCGTCGAAATTAGTTCCTGTTCTTCTTCACCCTGCAGGTCTCCGGAAATTTTCCTTGTAACAGGATTGTAACAAATTTGTATATCCCTTGACTCTCCTTTAACCAAATCAAGATTTGCATCGAACTTAAATTCACCGATTTTATACTTCTCAATAACAGCGATTTTAATTGAGATGCTTAATGAACTGAGTATCGGAATTTTGAATTTGATTGGTGATCCGATTATCCCATCATTATTCCAATCAACAATTGTATCACAAAAACTTTGACCAGCCGCCTCAACTTCAACAATAAAACTTTTAGGAATTATTTCAAGTTTTTCATTTCTTGCTGTGTAATTTGTTATTCCATTAATTCTGCTTATCTCAAGCCATAATTCACGATCCCGTTTGGATGGTTGTGTGTAGTGATCTTTTAGAATTTTTTGAGTTAATGATAAACCTTCTTGATTATCATAAAAAATAAAAATGAATTTTTTTGAACCGATCAAATAATCAATTTTAATGTAAGCATATATCTTCCCCTTCAGTGCTGATAAATTGTTGGTGGCATCTGTCTCATAATCAAAATAATTTTCTGAGGAGAAGTTTTTCAGTTGAATATTTCTCGAAAGCTTCAGTGTATCATCTATGATTTTAACAAATCCATCAATACCAGCTTCAGCTATTTCAAAACCTGCATTTAATTCACCGGAAAAATCTAAATCAATGAATGGAGATAATTGTTCCTCAAGTTTTCGGTTTGAAGGATTAAAATATTTTTGTATTCCGGCTTTGCCTTTTGTTCTGATATTTCCTTCAACATCAAACGGACCTAACGAAAGTTCAATACCTGATTCCCAATTTAATTCTCTGAAATAATTTTTCTTTGCAGTCGAATTAAGATTATCCTTAATTGTTTCATTGTTTAAAAGAAATAGCATCAAATTATTCTGAGCCGGAGAATTAAAAACTCTGTCAATTAGTTTAAGAACAGGAATGTTTTCATTGAAAATTTTTATTTGAATATCAACTTCTGTATCTGCATTTACCATAACTGAAGAATTCTTTTCTTCTGCAGAATATTTTAGTCTGGATTCTAATCCGATACCAAAATTGTCATCACCAAATTGAACAGACCAGTTTTTATTTTTTTTGATTGGCCAGGACTCTTTGGGCGTCCCTGATTTTAGTGCCGATTGAACTTCTTTTTCAGTAAGCAAACCACAAGGAGTTACTCTTAGATTTTCTTTAGCAGAATAATTTGCTGATTCATTTAGCAAAGATGATTGTCTTTGCAGATGATCGTATGAATATTTAAATCGTCCTAAAATTATTTCCTCATCCTGATTACGAAGTGAATAACCAAACTCATTGAGTTTCTTCTCAATCTCATTTACTTCATCCAGAAATTTCTCTGCAGAAACAGACCTGCCGTTTTTTAATTTAATTAATGCCGATTTATTTAACTTAAAATCATGGTAAGTAAAAGATTTGAACTGAATTGGTTTTAGCTTGTTTAGCTGAAATTTTTCTGATGAGATTTTTATTAGTTGAGGATTTTTATAAAATACCTTTTGTCGAACCTGCAATTGAGTATCATTAATTTGTGCGATTATGAGTTGATTGCAGAGTACAATTAGAGAAAATGAAACAAATAAATTTAAGAGGTTCACTTTCATCTGAATCCTCCAGAAATCTTATTAAAGAACCACACAAGAGATTAAAAAATTATTTTGATTTACTAACTCAAAATTAATAAAAAGAGTAAGGCAGATAAACAATGTGAATAATATCAATTCAAAATAATTTATTAAGATGAACTATTAGAAGTTTATATCCTCTTCAACTGTTTCAAGCATTCTTAAGTAACTATCATAACGCTCTTCGGAAATCAATCCTTCTTTAACAGCTTGTACAACTGCACAACCCGGTTCGTGGTTGTGTGTGCAGGTATTGAATCTGCATTCGTTAATAAATCCGGAGAACTCAATAAAATAATGACCGAGGTCTTCTTTTCTGATTCCATACGGATCAATTTCACGAACGCCTGGCGTATCAATAATATAAGTGTTATCTCCGACAAAAAACATTGTGCTTGTAACTGTTGTGTGAGTTCCTTTGGAAGTGTAATTGCTGATTTCCCCAACTTTCAGGTTAAGATGCGGATAAATTTTATTGAGAAGAGATGATTTCCCAACACCGGATTGACCCCAAAATAAATTCTTTTTAGCCGGAAGTTTTAATTTTAGTTCATCAATTCCTGTTTCTGTTTTGATGGAAGTTAAAAGCACTTCATAACCAATTTTAGTATATAGAGATTGCCAATGTTTTACTGAATTATTTTTATCAA
This genomic window contains:
- a CDS encoding isochorismate synthase; this encodes MNISEQNILTDLTKDDLIFHQIVFPLEGMKVSDLIDAVDKNSDSFVYYSKPFSHTEYIAAGKLFQVENSVENLSELDQLILNFRENVTAGDLVEGLPIFFGYVKFPSTVKEKIWTNFKEVFWFIPQFIIFNRENKLYCAQNFLSSSLQDDLNSKHTGEAQKFIKDIAHLTLSKKSSATIEKISDIDFEIWKKKVVEAVNEIKENKLQKIVLARKVDYKISGNFLWNDVFDKLNSEYPDCLNFLIKSHQDYFFGSSPELLGKFEKDFFRTEALAGSINRGSDEYEDSDLALLLSASKKNKKEHDIVIDHLRDNLQRHLIEIEIDETPLIKRLKNIQHLQTKISGRLKESPKYFQLINSIFPTPAICGIPTRQSLNELKTLEGFDRGLYSGIVGSFNLSGDAEFFVAIRSALVSENKLMAFAGCGIVEESNPIEEYTETELKLQPIISLFSNED
- the rsgA gene encoding ribosome small subunit-dependent GTPase A; its protein translation is MEGIISRVESKDYYVYELKSHALIRCVLRGKFKKDFSLKKDKLYQTDIAVVGDKVKFDLNDDGTGFIYEIFPRENYLSRKAPRIRGASYRGERLEQIIASNIDQVFIVTSISEPNFNNKTVDRFLVACESSRLSVKIIINKTDLDKNNSVKHWQSLYTKIGYEVLLTSIKTETGIDELKLKLPAKKNLFWGQSGVGKSSLLNKIYPHLNLKVGEISNYTSKGTHTTVTSTMFFVGDNTYIIDTPGVREIDPYGIRKEDLGHYFIEFSGFINECRFNTCTHNHEPGCAVVQAVKEGLISEERYDSYLRMLETVEEDINF